The genome window CGATAAAACGGGTACGGTGGGTGTGCTGGCGATCGAGCTATCGGCCGCACAGATTAACGAGCTAATGACGAATGAATTTGCCTGGGAAAAAAGTGGCCTTGGTAAAACCGGCGAAGTGTATCTTGTGGGTAAAGATGCAACGATGCGATCGGCATCGCGCTTGCTAGTCCAAAACTCGAAAAAATATTACGCTGACTTACAGAAAGTCGGAGTTGATGCTGATGTCTTAAAGCGGATTAAGCAGCATAAGACTTCCATCTTGTTACAAAAGACGGCGAGTGATGCGATCGAAAAAGCCGCAATTGGGGAATCCGGGACGCAAATTGGCAAAGACTATCGTGGCGTGCCGGTGTTGTCTTCCTACGCGCCGTTGTCCCTGTTTGATCTTAATTGGGCGATTATTGCCGAGATGGAGCTATCGGAGGCTTATCTGCCGGTGCAGGACTTTGAGCGACGGGTGGTCATTACTTCAACGTTGATTTTGTTGTTGGTGTCTATCTCGACAATTGGCCTCGGCTATTTGCTTGTGAAGCCGATTACCGATTTGAATGAACAAATTCAGCGGATTCAGCGCGGTAATTGGGACACACAGATTCGGACCGGCACCCAAGATGAGGTGGGTGAGCTCAGTCAGTCGGTACAGCAGATTGTGAATCAATTTCATCAGCAGTCGGAATTGATTGAGCAGAAGGATAATCAATTCCATCGACTGTTGGCCCAAGTGTTTCCCAATGCGATTGCCGATCGGATTAAGCAAGGTGATACCCATATTGCTGAAACAGTTGAAGAAGTGACTATTTTGTTAGCTGATGTCACGGGCTTTTTGGATTTGACTGAAACGATGACGGCTGAAGCCAGTATGAGTTTATTGAATCAGTTATTTGCGCGGTTCGATAAAGTTGCGGAGCGCTTTGGGGCAGAGATGCTACGGACGGTGGGCGATCACTATATGCTGACTTGTGGTCTGGCCACACCTTACCTAGATCACGATCGGCGGGTGGTGGATTGTGGTTTGGAATTGCTGAAGGTTGTCCGACGGTTTGCGGTGGAGCAAGATCTAAATTTAGACCTGGCGATCGGCATTCATTCAGGCAGTGTAACCGCTGGGTTGGTGGGCCATCGGAAAGTGGCTTTCGATATCTTTGGTAAGGCGGTGAATTATAGTGTGAATCTGATGCAGAGCTGTCCGCCGGGACATTTGCAGGTGTCGCATCCGATCTATAAGCGGTTGCATGATATGTATGAGTTTCAGCGGGCGGACGATCGCGCCGACGCCGATGCGACACTTCCCGTCGTCGCAAAAGTGTGGCGATTACAGCGGATGCATGTGGCCCCGGAAGTCGAAGCCTTAGAGGTCGCGAAGGCGTTGGTCGCGGATGAATCATTGGCAGCGACCACATCTCGGGATGATTTATCCCCCGAAACAGTCGTTAAGCAAGATTTACCGGAATTGCCGCCGCCATTAAATGGCAATTTATCCGATCGTCAGCAGGGGGCTTCGACGAATGTTTAGTTCAAGCTGGTTAACCTGGTCGATTATTTTGGTTGTGGCCCTGCCGTTAGGGTTGATTTTATTGGGTGAGTTGCGGTTACGGTTACATCGTCGGGGGAGTCCGTTTGCCCCGTCGGTGCAGGCATTACGCAATCGTTTATTGCCGCTGTTGGCTGCCTTTTTGTTTTTGAATCATGTGTTGCAGCTAGTACCAGAAAACCTGTTGGTAAAATTGACGGGGACGCTACTGTGGATCGGTGCGATCGATGTGGTGTTGTCCTTTGTGAATGTTTTGATCTTTGAAGGTCAAAAGGGCGCGACTTGGCGTAAACAAGTGCCGAAGCTGTTAATTGAACTATGTCGTCTGGTGCTGGTCTTGCTCGGGATTGGCTTTGTGCTGTCCCAGGTCTGGGGGGCTGATTTAGCGGGTTTGGCCGCGGCGTTAGGAGTCAGCTCGATTGTTTTAGGTTTGGCGTTGCAGGACACCTTGGGCAGCATTATGTCGGGAATTGCGCTGCTATTTGAGCGGCCATTTAATGTTGGCGATTGGATCAAGGTAGAGAAAGTCGAAGGGCATGTGCTGGATATTAACTGGCGGGCCGTGCGACTGCTGACCCGTGATCACGAGGTGCTGACGATTCCGCACAAGGTGATGGGATCGGGCATTATCTGCAACTATAGTCAGCCCGATCGCCGGCATGTC of Romeriopsis navalis LEGE 11480 contains these proteins:
- a CDS encoding adenylate/guanylate cyclase domain-containing protein, translating into MQFIRQISIRSRLILMLLLVSGVSISAVAWVGYQTGRESLTERIYQQLLTLREDKRRQVEMYFNTINSETKVLSQDPTFAKATRDFRKSYKALEKKVTVGGGKIFAQGQKDALKAYYADNYVAKLATVTGQAPTAQSYLPRNAASRYLQYHYIVKNPKSKDELHSVKTANDGSAYSKVHAKYNDLFRSIVKEFNYANLFLIDAETGTILYSVFKNPDFGTQFRTGPYTTTNLAEAFKTASRSKAGDVTVTDFELYDPKLEAPTAFMAAPITDKTGTVGVLAIELSAAQINELMTNEFAWEKSGLGKTGEVYLVGKDATMRSASRLLVQNSKKYYADLQKVGVDADVLKRIKQHKTSILLQKTASDAIEKAAIGESGTQIGKDYRGVPVLSSYAPLSLFDLNWAIIAEMELSEAYLPVQDFERRVVITSTLILLLVSISTIGLGYLLVKPITDLNEQIQRIQRGNWDTQIRTGTQDEVGELSQSVQQIVNQFHQQSELIEQKDNQFHRLLAQVFPNAIADRIKQGDTHIAETVEEVTILLADVTGFLDLTETMTAEASMSLLNQLFARFDKVAERFGAEMLRTVGDHYMLTCGLATPYLDHDRRVVDCGLELLKVVRRFAVEQDLNLDLAIGIHSGSVTAGLVGHRKVAFDIFGKAVNYSVNLMQSCPPGHLQVSHPIYKRLHDMYEFQRADDRADADATLPVVAKVWRLQRMHVAPEVEALEVAKALVADESLAATTSRDDLSPETVVKQDLPELPPPLNGNLSDRQQGASTNV